One Diospyros lotus cultivar Yz01 chromosome 1, ASM1463336v1, whole genome shotgun sequence genomic window carries:
- the LOC127790392 gene encoding protein NRT1/ PTR FAMILY 5.6-like, with translation MEQEMKNCTTKGEEETVRGEDDGNKWVYDSSLDHKGRVPLRTSTGVWKAALFIIVIEFSERLTYFGTATNLISYLTKVIHQDLKEAAKSVNNWAGVTTMMPLLGGFFADAYTGRFSMILISSGLYLMGMGLLTMSQFIPGLKPCSTDTCSHPRKVHEVVFFLAIYLLSLGTGGHKPCLESFGADQFDDDHTEERKQKMSYFNWWSFALCCGLLLGVTLIVYLEDYVSWGLASLILTATMAVAVMIFYFGKPFYRYRVPEGSPLTPMLQVLFAAIRKRNLPYPPNPALLYEKSHKDKGRLLYHTNNLRFLDKAAIVEGSTNLLTEKQPNPWRLATVTEVEEMKLVINIIPIWLTSLPFGVSLAQTTTFFVKQSSTMNRKIGNDFEIPPASIHALSAIAMMVSVAIYDKILVRMLRRATGNERGINILQRIGFGMIFSILAMATAAIVEMKRLRVVEKEIILGGKTGTLSMSAFWLGPQYIILGIGDSFTLVGLQEYFYDQVPDSMRSLGIAIYLSVIGVGSFLSSFLITLADHVTKKSGTSWFGKDTNKSRLDNFYWLLAVLNGLNLCVYVLLAKRYTYKDVNRSGIVADSYKGESKVLEA, from the exons ATGGAACAAGAAATGAAGAACTGCACAACcaaaggtgaagaagaaacagTAAGAGGAGAAGATGACGGAAACAAGTGGGTATATGATTCTTCTTTGGATCATAAAGGAAGGGTTCCTCTCAGAACTTCTACTGGTGTGTGGAAAGCAGCACTTTTCATCATAG TGATCGAGTTCAGCGAGAGGCTGACCTATTTTGGAACGGCCACAAATCTCATCTCCTACCTCACAAAAGTGATTCATCAAGACCTTAAAGAAGCTGCCAAAAGTGTAAACAACTGGGCAGGGGTAACAACTATGATGCCTTTACTTGGAGGGTTCTTTGCTGATGCCTACACCGGTCGATTTTctatgattttgatttcatcCGGCCTCTATCTTATG GGAATGGGCCTCTTGACAATGTCCCAATTCATCCCTGGCCTAAAGCCGTGCAGTACAGACACGTGCAGCCATCCTAGGAAGGTTCATGAAGTGGTTTTCTTCCTTGCAATTTACCTATTGTCTCTTGGAACTGGAGGCCACAAGCCCTGCTTGGAAAGCTTTGGAGCCGACCAGTTTGATGATGACCACACTGAAGAAAGGAAGCAAAAGATGTCTTATTTCAACTGGTGGAGCTTTGCGCTTTGTTGTGGCCTCTTGCTTGGGGTAACCTTGATTGTTTATCTGGAAGACTATGTGAGCTGGGGCCTTGCAAGTCTCATTCTGACGGCTACTATGGCTGTTGCGGTTATGATCTTCTACTTTGGCAAGCCCTTTTATCGGTATAGGGTGCCAGAGGGCAGCCCCTTGACACCAATGTTACAGGTTTTGTTTGCAGCCATTAGGAAGAGGAATCTGCCATATCCCCCCAACCCGGCTCTATTGTACGAGAAGTCGCATAAGGACAAAGGAAGGCTCCTATATCACACAAACAATCTCAG GTTTCTTGACAAAGCAGCCATAGTTGAAGGAAGCACGAACTTACTGACCGAGAAACAACCAAATCCATGGAGGCTAGCAACCGTGACCGAAGTGGAGGAGATGAAGCTGGTAATAAACATTATTCCCATATGGCTAACTTCACTACCCTTCGGGGTATCTCTGGCACAAACCACCACATTCTTCGTCAAACAAAGCAGCACAATGAACCGGAAAATAGGCAACGATTTTGAGATCCCACCTGCCTCTATCCACGCTCTTTCTGCAATTGCCATGATGGTTTCTGTCGCCATATATGACAAGATCCTAGTCCGGATGCTAAGAAGAGCCACAGGCAACGAACGAGGAATCAACATCCTCCAGAGGATTGGCTTTGGCATGATATTTTCCATCCTAGCAATGGCTACAGCAGCAATAGTTGAAATGAAGAGGCTGAGGGTTGTGGAGAAAGAGATCATATTGGGAGGGAAAACCGGCACGTTATCTATGAGTGCGTTTTGGTTAGGCCCTCAGTACATTATTCTAGGCATTGGAGATTCCTTCACTCTTGTTGGTCTGCAAGAGTATTTCTATGACCAAGTTCCAGATTCAATGAGAAGCCTAGGCATAGCCATCTATCTGAGTGTGATTGGAGTTGGAAGCTTCTTGAGCAGCTTTCTGATAACTCTGGCGGATCATGTCACCAAGAAAAGTGGGACTAGTTGGTTTGGAAAGGACACTAATAAGAGCCGTTTGGACAATTTCTACTGGCTCTTGGCAGTCTTAAATGGCCTTAATCTCTGTGTTTATGTGTTGTTGGCAAAGAGGTATACTTACAAGGATGTGAACAGAAGTGGGATTGTGGCTGATTCCTATAAGGGGGAAAGCAAAGTGTTAGAGGCCTGA
- the LOC127786621 gene encoding protein NEDD1, whose translation MNFSDPSTALIAAAGGDTVKLFDVSVEPGDPCTLSYTPSPGFQVNSVKWNHTNLVVASGGDDKKISLWRKNGQCMGTIPVAGTDTGDKIEESILAISFSNKGSRYLCSGGSGQVVRIWDLQRKRCIKWLRGHTDAITGVMYNCKDEHLASISLSGNLILHNLASGARAAELKDPNNQVLRVLDYSRISRHLLVTAGDDGSLHLWDTTGRSPKVSWLKQHSAPTAGVSFSPSNDKVIASVGLDKKLYTFDLGSRRPSFCIPYEAPFSSLAFRDDGWTLAAGTSSGRVIFYDVRGKPQPFTVLRAYGNSEAVTSLSWQRTKPVLVNENNCTDETALLGGAVEDSILMPDPLPTLASSNLSTSITSSGSRNPGRAGSSMESSSTLATTVGPTLSSLNSSTTEETPLKSTLWAGGGLARLHAPRYNFKDDMEVFSPLVEIQPITPSLDKLWNEHEGAKKDHLLVDKKPSLQFPLSSRRFPLSEEGGSDHPIFDWKTSAASKQDENRSLSQLGSTPTAFSKNSDSSSITPPEAWGGERLSDKFTYHRHSVNLPSRFAMMGSSSLMSGSMFSGSQDLTSSSQTSTSYLANSSLSLANLRRDISSNQETSLGFLEHVPSSSTSISLGTKSTTGQSNLDVLGSTLTLPRRFSTYAERISTTPSFSDGTSLSVGSPKTKKTGAETREELLSSLLSRSDSLSAAESGTLPSVNGGALQTQKNLSQPDVPQGSSFTLQLFQRTLEETLASFQKSIHEDVRNLHLEILRQFHMQEMEMSSVMSSILENQAQLMKEVESLRKETQQFRQLL comes from the exons ATGAACTTCTCGGATCCATCGACGGCACTTATTGCCGCTGCCGGTGGTGACACCGTCAAGCTCTTCGACGTCTCCGTTGAGCCTGGCGATCCTTGCACACTGAGCTACACTCCTTCGCCAGGCTTCCAAGTCAACTCGGTTAAGTGGAACCACACTA ATTTGGTTGTGGCGAGTGGGGGAGACGATAAGAAGATTTCGCTGTGGCGGAAAAATGGGCAGTGCATGGGGACCATTCCGGTGGCCGGCACCGATACCGGAGACAAGATTGAG GAATCTATACTGGCTATTAGCTTTAGCAACAAGGGATCTAGATACTTATGTTCAGGGGGGAGTGGTCAAGTTGTAAGAATATGGGACTTGCAGAGGAAGCGCTGTATCAAGTGGTTGAGAGGTCATACTGATGCAATTACTGGTGTGATGTACAACTGCAAAGATGAGCACTTAGCTTCCATTAGTCTTAGTGGCAATCTTATTCTTCACAATCTCGCTTCTGGTGCAAGGGCTGCTGAACTCAAGGATCCTAATAACCAG GTGCTGAGAGTGCTTGATTATTCTCGGATCAGCAGGCACCTTTTGGTCACTGCTGGTGATGATGGGTCTCTACATTTGTGGGATACAACTGGTCGCAGTCCAAAG GTTTCTTGGTTGAAGCAGCATTCTGCACCAACAGCTGGTGTTAGTTTCTCACCATCAAATGACAAG GTAATTGCTAGTGTTGGTCTGGATAAAAAGTTATACACTTTTGACTTGGGGAGTAGGAGGCCTTCATTTTGCATTCCTTACGAAGCACCTTTCTCGTCATTGGCATTTAGAGATGATGGTTGGACCCTGGCTGCTGGAACGAGCAGTGGTCGAGTGATATTCTATGATGTTCGTGGAAAACCTCAACCATTCACTGTTCTTCGTGCCTATGGAAACTCTGAG GCTGTCACAAGTCTCTCCTGGCAAAGAACCAAACCGGTATTGGTAAATGAAAATAACTGCACAGATGAAACCGCTCTTCTAGGAGGTGCTGTTGAAGATTCAATCCTCATGCCTGATCCACTGCCTACCTTGGCATCATCAAACCTTTCAACTTCTATAACATCGTCTGGTTCTCGAAACCCTGGTCGTGCGGGTTCTTCTATGGAGTCATCTTCAACATTAGCCACCACTGTTGGACCTACCTTAAGCTCGCTTAACTCCTCTACCACAGAAGAAACACCATTAAAGAGTACTTTGTGGGCAGGTGGAGGTTTGGCTAGATTGCATGCACCCCGTTATAATTTCAAGGATGATATGGAAGTATTTTCCCCACTTGTTGAAATCCAGCCAATTACACCATCCCTTGATAAGCTATGGAATGAACATGAGGGAGCAAAGAAAGATCACCTTCTAGTTGATAAGAAACCCTCTTTGCAGTTTCCTTTATCTAGTAGGAGATTTCCTCTTTCGGAGGAAGGGGGCAGTGATCATCCAATCTTTGACTGGAAAACTAGTGCAGCTTCCAAACAG GATGAAAATCGTTCTTTGTCGCAATTGGGATCTACTCCTACTGCATTCTCTAAGAACAGTGACTCCTCATCTATCACTCCTCCAGAAGCTTGGGGTGGTGAGAGATTATCTGATAAATTCACTTACCATCGGCATTCAGTAAATTTACCATCTCGATTTGCAATGATGGGATCCAGCAGTCTGATGTCGGGATCAATGTTTTCTGGATCACAAGATCTTACTTCATCAAGCCAGACAAGCACGAGCTACCTAGCAAATTCAAGCTTGAGCTTGGCAAATTTACGGAGAGATATATCCTCAAATCAAGAGACTTCACTGGGATTTCTGGAGCATGTTCCGTCTAGTTCTACATCTATTTCTCTAGGGACAAAAAGCACTACAGGTCAGTCTAACCTCGATGTGCTGGGGTCAACATTAACACTCCCACGAAGATTTTCTACTTATGCTGAAAGGATAAGTACTACTCCGTCCTTCAGTGATGGAACATCTCTTTCAGTGGGTTcaccaaaaacaaagaaaacaggAGCTGAGACCAGGGAGGAACTTTTAAGTAGCTTGTTGTCAAGGTCAGACTCATTATCTGCTGCAGAATCAGGGACTCTACCATCAGTGAAT GGAGGAGCTCTCCAAACCCAGAAAAACCTGTCTCAACCTGACGTGCCACAGGGAAGTTCCTTTACCCTTCAGCTTTTTCAGCGCACTCTTGAAGAAACTCTTGCTTCCTTCCAGAAATCTATCCATGAAGATGTGAGGAACCTTCATCTTGAAATTTTAAGACAGTTCCATATGCAGGAG ATGGAAATGTCAAGTGTGATGAGCTCAATTCTGGAAAACCAAGCGCAGCTGATGAAAGAAGTTGAATCACTCCGTAAGGAAACTCAGCAGTTCCGACAGTTACTATAA